The following coding sequences are from one Microbacterium wangchenii window:
- the folE gene encoding GTP cyclohydrolase I → MTTAPRTADAAPAVDRERAVAAVRELLSAVGEDVERLGLMRTPERVADLYLELFSGIGRDPASALGAPVALTENEQPGELVGVTGIPFRSVCEHHLLPFEGTVDVFYAPSRHIAGLSRVARLVDAASRRPQLQERLGQQIVDAMMAVLSPHGVAVRIEAAHGCVAHLEPAAASARAVTVATAGTLPGDLWRLAATAQA, encoded by the coding sequence ATGACCACGGCACCTCGGACGGCGGACGCCGCTCCCGCCGTGGATCGCGAGCGCGCCGTCGCCGCGGTCCGCGAGCTGCTCTCGGCCGTCGGCGAAGACGTCGAGCGGCTCGGCCTCATGCGCACGCCCGAGCGCGTGGCCGACCTCTACCTCGAGCTGTTCTCCGGCATCGGGCGCGACCCCGCGTCGGCCCTCGGTGCCCCCGTCGCCCTCACCGAGAACGAACAGCCCGGCGAACTCGTCGGTGTCACCGGCATCCCGTTCCGGTCGGTGTGCGAGCACCACCTCCTGCCCTTCGAGGGCACCGTCGACGTGTTCTACGCACCCTCCCGTCACATCGCCGGGCTGAGCCGCGTCGCCCGCCTCGTCGACGCGGCCTCCCGGCGCCCGCAGCTGCAGGAACGCCTCGGCCAGCAGATCGTCGACGCCATGATGGCGGTCCTGAGCCCGCACGGCGTCGCGGTGCGGATCGAGGCGGCCCACGGCTGCGTCGCGCACCTGGAGCCGGCCGCCGCATCCGCGCGCGCGGTCACGGTCGCGACCGCCGGCACGCTTCCTGGCGACCTGTGGCGGCTCGCCGCAACGGCGCAGGCCTGA
- the dhaK gene encoding dihydroxyacetone kinase subunit DhaK: protein MKKFVNDPKDFVAEMLQGLALANPDTLVYVPEYNLIHRSDAPSDERVTIIQGSGSGHEPAHVMTVGPGMLTAACPGDVFAAPPVDYVYETIKRLASSKGVLLIVNNYTGDRMAFEMAQEMASAEGIDVRTLFVDDDVAVQDSLYTVGRRGVAGNFFVMKAVGAAAEAGADLDELVRIGEKVNAATRTMGLALTACTPPSKGAPLFDLEQDKVEFGVGIHGEPGRMRVELASANRMVTDLVDAVATDLQVSGDDRLALMINGLGGTPISELYLAYGIAHRAITAGGAQVTRSYVGEYCTSLDMAGLSVTAVRVDEEIEKLLAAPAEIAVRVF, encoded by the coding sequence ATGAAGAAGTTCGTCAACGACCCGAAAGACTTCGTCGCCGAGATGCTGCAGGGGCTGGCCCTGGCCAATCCCGACACGCTCGTCTACGTCCCCGAGTACAACCTGATCCACCGCAGCGATGCCCCCAGCGACGAGCGCGTGACGATCATCCAGGGGTCCGGCTCCGGCCATGAGCCCGCGCACGTGATGACCGTGGGCCCCGGCATGCTGACCGCCGCGTGCCCGGGAGACGTTTTCGCGGCCCCGCCCGTGGACTACGTCTACGAGACCATCAAGCGGCTCGCCTCGAGCAAGGGCGTCCTCCTCATCGTGAACAACTACACGGGGGACCGGATGGCGTTCGAGATGGCGCAGGAGATGGCGTCGGCCGAGGGGATCGACGTGCGCACCCTCTTCGTCGACGACGATGTCGCGGTGCAGGATTCGCTCTACACCGTGGGCCGCCGCGGGGTTGCCGGCAACTTCTTCGTCATGAAGGCCGTCGGAGCCGCCGCAGAAGCGGGCGCCGACCTGGACGAGCTCGTCCGCATCGGCGAGAAGGTGAATGCCGCCACGCGCACCATGGGGCTCGCGCTGACCGCATGCACTCCGCCGTCCAAGGGCGCGCCGCTGTTCGACCTCGAGCAGGACAAGGTGGAGTTCGGCGTGGGTATCCACGGGGAGCCGGGGCGCATGCGCGTCGAGCTCGCGTCCGCGAACCGGATGGTGACCGACCTCGTGGACGCGGTCGCGACCGACCTGCAGGTGTCCGGCGATGACCGGCTGGCGCTGATGATCAACGGGCTGGGCGGAACTCCGATCAGCGAGCTCTATCTCGCCTACGGCATCGCCCACCGCGCGATCACCGCCGGCGGGGCGCAGGTCACCCGATCGTATGTGGGCGAGTACTGCACATCGCTCGACATGGCCGGGTTGTCCGTGACCGCCGTCCGGGTGGACGAGGAGATCGAGAAGCTCCTGGCCGCCCCCGCGGAGATCGCCGTCCGCGTCTTCTGA
- the dhaL gene encoding dihydroxyacetone kinase subunit DhaL translates to MSAADVNVTRFVLETVAAEIVEKETYFGDLDAVVGDGDFGFSLARGFEKVLEDLPDYPTQSVAAMIQAAAMTISSRVGGTSGPIWGTGFLRAAMTAKTAESLDGATVVSMLRAAAEGIQARGKAELGDKTLLDALVPATDALEEAVAAGADSSAAVQRFAQEMRAAAERTTQLQARRGRASYSGERSIGSPDAGAVALAVLAERVADRWPERQGGDASPRKE, encoded by the coding sequence ATGAGCGCCGCAGACGTCAATGTGACGCGGTTCGTGCTGGAGACGGTCGCCGCCGAGATCGTCGAGAAGGAGACCTACTTCGGCGATCTGGACGCCGTGGTGGGAGACGGGGACTTCGGCTTCTCCCTCGCGCGCGGGTTCGAGAAGGTTCTGGAGGACTTGCCGGACTACCCCACGCAGAGCGTCGCGGCGATGATCCAAGCAGCCGCCATGACCATCTCCAGCCGGGTCGGCGGCACCTCCGGTCCGATCTGGGGAACGGGATTCCTCCGCGCGGCGATGACCGCCAAGACGGCTGAGAGCCTGGATGGCGCGACGGTCGTGTCGATGCTCCGCGCCGCCGCCGAGGGCATCCAGGCCCGCGGGAAGGCGGAGCTGGGGGACAAGACCCTCCTGGACGCTCTGGTCCCCGCCACGGATGCACTCGAAGAGGCCGTCGCCGCCGGTGCCGACTCCTCCGCTGCCGTGCAGCGCTTCGCCCAGGAGATGAGGGCGGCCGCGGAGCGGACGACGCAGCTGCAGGCGCGGCGCGGCCGCGCGAGCTACTCGGGCGAGCGCAGCATCGGGTCGCCCGATGCCGGCGCAGTGGCCCTGGCCGTCCTCGCCGAGCGCGTCGCCGACAGGTGGCCCGAGCGTCAGGGCGGCGACGCGTCCCCACGAAAGGAATGA
- a CDS encoding HAD-IA family hydrolase — MPALIFDCDGVLADTEMHGHLPAFNQTFREFGVPIEWSTAVYGEKVRIGGGKERMRSEFTPELAARWAEFPADAAAQDELIAAMHRRKTDLYTALIAEGRIDPRPGVERLAREAHAEGWALAVASTSAEPSVRAVLARAVGEDLAAEFRVFAGDVVPRKKPAPDIYLHALAELGIGASDAVVIEDSAIGLRAAGGAGIATIVTKSAYTGGEDFAGASLVLEDLAATTLTDIEHVRARGIAHTTEES; from the coding sequence ATGCCTGCGCTGATCTTCGACTGCGACGGCGTGCTCGCCGACACGGAGATGCACGGACATCTGCCGGCGTTCAACCAGACGTTCCGCGAATTCGGGGTCCCCATCGAGTGGTCGACGGCGGTCTATGGCGAGAAGGTCCGCATCGGGGGCGGTAAGGAGCGCATGCGGAGCGAGTTCACGCCCGAACTGGCTGCACGCTGGGCGGAGTTTCCGGCGGATGCGGCGGCGCAGGACGAGCTCATCGCCGCCATGCATCGTCGCAAGACCGACCTGTACACGGCGCTCATCGCTGAGGGGCGTATCGATCCGCGTCCCGGTGTGGAGCGTCTCGCCCGCGAGGCTCACGCGGAGGGGTGGGCGCTCGCGGTCGCGTCGACCTCAGCGGAGCCGTCGGTCCGGGCTGTGCTGGCACGTGCCGTCGGAGAAGACCTGGCGGCAGAGTTCCGCGTGTTCGCCGGCGACGTCGTTCCCCGCAAGAAGCCGGCGCCGGACATCTACCTGCATGCCCTCGCCGAACTGGGCATCGGAGCGTCGGACGCCGTCGTGATCGAGGACAGTGCCATCGGTCTGCGTGCCGCCGGTGGGGCGGGGATCGCGACGATCGTGACCAAGAGCGCCTACACCGGTGGCGAGGACTTCGCGGGGGCGTCCCTCGTCCTGGAAGACCTGGCCGCGACGACCCTGACAGACATCGAACACGTGCGGGCCCGCGGGATCGCACACACGACGGAGGAATCATGA
- a CDS encoding class II fructose-bisphosphate aldolase has product MPVVPLTEIVGRSFAERYGVPAVNIFNDLTLEAVLAGAVQAQSPVIVQTSVKTVRSLGASFIKAMWDDLTRDIPVPVSLHLDHCPDRDVITTCLQHGWNSVLFDASELPVEENQRQTIEVVAEARRFGAHVEGEIESIQGVEDDHGSDEESRRQSLEVQLAFLEATGVDVFAPAIGNAHGAYKSTPVLDGERITQIVESHPVPIALHGGSGLSDDQFRDLIARGCAKVNISTALKERFMRAELDFLTRAQAAGTWDPPSLFRHTRQEVVDLVVGLCDTFGSAGKA; this is encoded by the coding sequence ATGCCTGTCGTCCCCCTCACCGAAATCGTCGGCCGCTCGTTCGCAGAGCGCTACGGCGTCCCGGCGGTCAACATCTTCAACGACCTGACGCTCGAGGCGGTTCTCGCCGGAGCGGTGCAGGCGCAGTCGCCGGTCATCGTCCAGACCTCCGTCAAGACGGTGCGGAGCCTGGGCGCGAGCTTCATCAAGGCGATGTGGGACGACCTCACCCGCGACATCCCGGTGCCGGTCTCGCTGCACCTGGATCACTGCCCTGACCGTGATGTCATCACGACGTGCCTTCAGCACGGCTGGAACTCGGTGCTCTTCGACGCCTCCGAACTGCCCGTCGAGGAGAACCAGCGACAGACCATCGAGGTCGTCGCCGAAGCGCGCCGCTTCGGGGCCCACGTGGAGGGTGAGATCGAGTCCATCCAGGGCGTGGAGGACGATCACGGCTCCGACGAGGAGAGCCGGCGACAGAGCCTCGAGGTGCAGCTCGCGTTCCTCGAGGCGACGGGGGTCGACGTGTTCGCGCCGGCGATCGGCAACGCGCACGGCGCCTACAAGAGCACACCGGTGCTCGACGGTGAGCGCATCACGCAGATCGTCGAGAGCCACCCCGTCCCCATCGCGCTGCACGGGGGAAGCGGTCTGAGCGACGATCAGTTCCGCGACCTGATCGCGCGGGGGTGCGCCAAGGTCAACATCTCCACGGCGCTGAAGGAGCGATTCATGCGAGCAGAGCTGGACTTCCTCACGCGCGCGCAGGCCGCCGGCACGTGGGATCCGCCGTCGCTGTTCCGGCACACGCGCCAGGAGGTCGTCGATCTCGTGGTCGGTCTGTGCGACACCTTCGGCAGTGCGGGGAAGGCCTGA
- a CDS encoding SDR family NAD(P)-dependent oxidoreductase, with product MQDFAGRVAVITGGASGVGFGQAQVFGDLGCKVAIVDVRQEALETAAETLRSRGITVHPVRLDIRDREAWERAADDIEDGLGAPASLLFNTAGVNGFGPLEKATYADFDWILGVNFGGMVNGIQTLLPRMLAHGAGGHIVSVASMAGFQGSPSAAIYAASKAAVINLMESYALTLPAQGIGVSLLCPASVRSDIAHTLDRRPAELASGSSFIADERFVELQRRLYAGGMDPVELAQHVRDAIVADRFWVLPFPETREGLRAHFDSILAAYDDCVTDPDAAAERARAFDEYRAQSARLRES from the coding sequence GTGCAGGACTTCGCAGGTCGGGTGGCGGTGATCACCGGCGGGGCGTCCGGGGTCGGGTTCGGCCAGGCGCAGGTGTTCGGTGATCTCGGCTGCAAAGTGGCGATCGTCGACGTGCGCCAGGAAGCATTGGAGACCGCGGCGGAAACGCTCCGGTCGCGCGGCATCACGGTGCACCCGGTACGGCTGGACATCCGTGACCGTGAGGCCTGGGAGCGCGCGGCGGACGACATCGAGGACGGATTGGGCGCTCCTGCGTCGCTCCTGTTCAACACGGCGGGGGTGAACGGCTTCGGTCCGCTGGAGAAGGCCACCTACGCCGACTTCGACTGGATCCTCGGCGTCAATTTCGGCGGGATGGTCAACGGCATCCAGACGCTGCTCCCTCGCATGCTCGCGCATGGCGCCGGAGGACACATCGTCTCGGTCGCATCCATGGCCGGCTTCCAGGGGAGCCCCAGCGCCGCAATCTACGCCGCCTCGAAGGCCGCCGTCATCAACCTCATGGAGAGCTACGCTCTGACCCTCCCGGCCCAGGGAATCGGGGTAAGCCTCCTGTGCCCGGCGAGCGTCCGTTCCGACATCGCACACACGCTGGATCGCCGGCCCGCGGAACTGGCCTCGGGGTCGAGCTTCATCGCCGACGAGCGCTTCGTGGAGTTGCAGCGCCGACTGTACGCGGGCGGGATGGATCCGGTGGAGCTCGCCCAGCACGTGCGCGATGCGATCGTGGCCGACCGGTTCTGGGTGCTGCCGTTCCCGGAGACCCGTGAGGGCCTGCGTGCGCACTTCGACAGCATCCTGGCCGCGTACGACGACTGCGTCACCGACCCGGATGCGGCCGCCGAGCGCGCCCGAGCCTTCGACGAGTACCGCGCCCAGTCCGCGCGCCTGCGCGAGTCCTGA
- a CDS encoding AraC family transcriptional regulator, with amino-acid sequence MATELDLVTRSFPEWATHFPVIRRGAGWVGDGLADGFEGVVTRRVVDDTSIAILRVRAHPHAIVRSADQVRAGEGNVVLAVVQLSGSSRLTTENGTRTLRPGDHLVSSWGVPSSWEFDAEFALFVARLPGEDLRAALVRPNVPFGEPLASREGVGPVLLAFVRALAQDMNLLRGPTAPLVVRCLVGMFEASLLAAAPPVGPGGLTDVYSRAVRRIEDRIADPHLGVDALAGALSVSRRQVQAAFTAHGTSVTQSVRTRRLERARAALARTSASERGVAQIAADCGFRHPAHFSRQFRAAFGMSPTEWRAQALGL; translated from the coding sequence ATGGCGACGGAGCTGGACCTTGTGACGCGGAGCTTCCCGGAGTGGGCGACGCACTTCCCGGTGATCCGCCGCGGCGCCGGGTGGGTCGGTGACGGCCTGGCGGACGGATTCGAGGGCGTGGTGACCCGGCGGGTGGTCGACGACACATCCATCGCGATTCTGCGGGTGCGTGCGCACCCGCACGCCATCGTGCGTTCGGCCGACCAGGTGCGCGCGGGTGAGGGGAACGTCGTGCTGGCCGTCGTCCAGCTGTCGGGGAGCAGCCGATTGACCACGGAGAACGGCACTCGGACGCTCCGCCCCGGTGATCATCTGGTCTCGTCCTGGGGTGTGCCGTCCTCGTGGGAGTTCGACGCCGAGTTCGCTCTCTTCGTCGCACGGCTGCCGGGGGAGGATCTCCGGGCTGCGCTGGTGCGGCCGAACGTGCCCTTCGGCGAGCCCTTGGCGTCCCGGGAGGGCGTCGGTCCGGTTCTGCTGGCCTTCGTTCGCGCGCTCGCCCAGGACATGAACCTGCTCCGCGGGCCGACGGCGCCGCTCGTGGTGCGGTGCCTCGTCGGCATGTTCGAGGCGAGCCTGCTCGCCGCAGCGCCGCCGGTAGGCCCCGGCGGGTTGACCGACGTGTACAGCCGCGCCGTGCGCAGGATCGAAGACCGGATCGCGGACCCCCACCTGGGTGTCGACGCGCTGGCGGGCGCTCTGTCGGTGTCGCGGCGGCAGGTGCAGGCGGCTTTCACCGCGCACGGGACGAGCGTCACGCAGTCGGTTCGGACCCGACGCCTCGAGCGCGCTCGCGCGGCGCTCGCCCGGACATCGGCGTCGGAGCGGGGGGTTGCTCAGATCGCCGCCGATTGCGGCTTCCGCCACCCCGCACACTTCTCCCGACAGTTCCGGGCCGCCTTCGGCATGTCGCCCACCGAATGGCGGGCGCAGGCGCTCGGTCTCTGA
- a CDS encoding FAD-binding oxidoreductase, whose protein sequence is MTTTPTERSGPGVTPDIVRRLIAIVGADAVTAQDDLMSDREWPLRDPYWIPGDETYTAGVAVHPETTEQVQDIVRLALETGVPLATHSQGRNNGYGGSSPRVGGSISLSLRRMNRVLEINEELAYAVVEPGVRWFDLYDELRARGSRLQVSVPDLGWGSVVGNSLDNGVTYLPYGADFQAPCGMEVVLPDASLLRTGMGAMPDNPAWHTYKRGVGPTLDPFFIQSNFGIVVRMGVWLMPSPEAYTPLLLTVAADGDLPRAIDTVRELRLANRLRGVPSLYNTLMAATMTGVTDVIARAEKGFLPEDDVQRIAEETGLGRWYLRSALWGSREEVDLQVRQVREAWQRIPGATLTVQGIYAPDEYARIASISDRITAGVPNLDVIKHKGEGFGHIGIAPIVPMVGERVMEVVDLVRDIIEQRTGLNYKAGILVVNERSCALVSSINFDPRDPEQARAAYATARELVAELAARGYSEYRAHLDFMEDVAGFMSWNDHAYRRFVTRIKDAIDPAGVISPGRYGIWPAPPGSQPPRS, encoded by the coding sequence ATGACCACAACACCGACGGAGCGATCTGGGCCGGGAGTCACCCCGGATATCGTCCGGCGACTGATTGCGATCGTCGGAGCCGACGCGGTGACGGCGCAGGACGATCTGATGTCCGACCGCGAGTGGCCGTTGCGCGACCCGTACTGGATCCCGGGCGACGAAACCTACACCGCCGGCGTCGCCGTCCACCCCGAGACGACCGAGCAGGTGCAGGACATCGTGCGGCTGGCCCTCGAGACGGGCGTGCCTCTGGCCACCCATTCCCAGGGTCGCAACAACGGCTACGGCGGGTCTTCGCCTCGCGTCGGCGGCTCCATCTCCCTCAGCCTGCGGCGGATGAACCGGGTTCTGGAGATCAATGAGGAGCTGGCCTATGCGGTCGTCGAGCCCGGTGTGCGGTGGTTCGACCTGTACGACGAGCTTCGCGCGCGCGGATCCCGGCTCCAGGTGTCGGTGCCTGACCTGGGTTGGGGCAGTGTTGTCGGCAACTCCCTCGACAACGGGGTGACCTACCTTCCCTACGGCGCGGACTTCCAGGCCCCGTGCGGGATGGAGGTGGTCCTGCCAGATGCGTCGCTCCTGCGGACCGGAATGGGCGCGATGCCCGACAACCCCGCGTGGCACACGTACAAGCGCGGCGTCGGCCCCACCCTCGATCCATTCTTCATCCAGTCGAACTTCGGCATCGTGGTCCGGATGGGGGTGTGGCTCATGCCCTCGCCGGAGGCCTACACGCCGCTGCTGCTCACCGTCGCCGCCGACGGGGATCTTCCGCGTGCGATCGACACGGTCCGAGAACTGCGCCTCGCCAACCGGCTGCGCGGGGTCCCGAGTCTCTACAACACGCTCATGGCGGCAACAATGACCGGGGTGACCGACGTCATCGCGCGCGCCGAGAAGGGGTTTCTTCCCGAGGACGACGTCCAGCGGATCGCCGAGGAGACCGGGTTGGGCCGCTGGTATCTCCGCAGTGCCCTGTGGGGGTCGCGGGAGGAGGTGGACCTGCAGGTTCGTCAGGTCCGGGAGGCATGGCAACGGATCCCTGGCGCCACCCTGACCGTCCAGGGGATCTACGCCCCCGACGAGTACGCCCGGATCGCGTCGATCTCCGATCGCATCACCGCGGGCGTGCCGAATCTGGATGTCATCAAACACAAGGGCGAAGGTTTCGGCCACATCGGGATCGCTCCGATCGTCCCGATGGTGGGCGAGCGCGTGATGGAGGTCGTCGATCTCGTGCGCGACATCATCGAGCAGCGCACCGGATTGAACTACAAAGCCGGGATCCTCGTCGTGAACGAGCGGTCCTGCGCCCTCGTGTCCTCGATCAATTTCGACCCGCGCGATCCGGAGCAGGCCCGCGCCGCCTATGCCACGGCGCGCGAGCTGGTGGCGGAGCTGGCCGCCAGGGGGTACAGCGAATACCGCGCCCATCTGGACTTCATGGAGGACGTCGCCGGGTTCATGTCGTGGAACGATCACGCCTATCGGCGGTTCGTGACCCGCATCAAAGATGCGATCGATCCTGCAGGGGTGATCAGCCCCGGTCGTTACGGCATCTGGCCGGCGCCGCCTGGCAGCCAGCCGCCGCGGTCGTAA
- a CDS encoding 4-hydroxyphenylacetate 3-hydroxylase N-terminal domain-containing protein, which produces MVEFAESRPQTGADYLDSLRDERVVWLRGDRVADVTAHPAFAQTARTVAGLYDALHDGSTPLLPTDTGRGGQTHPFFLAARSPEHLVASRNAIRAWARRTYGWMGRTPDYKAAFLGSLGATQDWYGEYAPNAQRWYRHAQEHVSFFGHAIVDPPVDRHLPPDEIGDIAVHAVRETDAGVVVSGAKVVATGAVGAQFALIAPTGAALRDPAFAIVAVVPISAPGVTLLARTSYAEAASATGSPFDYPLTSRFDENDAILVLDRVLIPWEDLLVYRDLDRARSFTGVAGFPSRLALHGATRLGVKFDFLAGLLLKALEATGTGDFRGVRTRVGEVLAWRSMVNALTDAMVLDPRRGEDGTWSPQADAVDAYRWLSTIAYPRVREIVLQDLGSALIYLPSHASDFDVPELAPSLRRYLRGSEGVTAEARVKTMKMLWDAVGTEFAGRHDLYERTFQGNHEGLRLVVYGDHESSGRSDRLRAFAEEALGDYDRGGWLPGGAGQMP; this is translated from the coding sequence ATGGTGGAATTCGCGGAATCGCGGCCGCAGACCGGTGCGGACTACCTCGACAGCCTGCGCGACGAGCGCGTCGTCTGGCTGCGCGGCGATCGCGTGGCCGATGTCACCGCTCACCCGGCGTTCGCGCAGACCGCACGCACGGTGGCCGGTCTGTACGACGCGCTGCACGACGGGTCGACCCCGCTGCTGCCTACCGACACGGGACGCGGAGGGCAGACACACCCGTTCTTCCTCGCGGCGCGCTCGCCGGAGCACCTGGTCGCCTCTCGCAACGCCATCCGCGCCTGGGCGAGACGCACATACGGCTGGATGGGGCGCACCCCTGACTACAAGGCGGCATTCCTGGGGTCGCTGGGCGCGACCCAGGACTGGTACGGGGAATACGCCCCCAACGCGCAGAGGTGGTATCGCCACGCGCAGGAGCACGTCTCGTTCTTCGGGCACGCCATCGTCGATCCGCCCGTGGACCGGCACCTCCCCCCGGACGAGATCGGCGACATCGCGGTGCACGCGGTGCGGGAGACGGATGCCGGCGTCGTCGTGTCCGGCGCGAAGGTGGTCGCGACGGGGGCGGTGGGCGCGCAGTTCGCCCTCATCGCGCCGACGGGGGCAGCGTTACGAGACCCGGCATTCGCCATAGTGGCCGTGGTCCCGATCTCCGCACCCGGGGTCACGCTGCTGGCCCGCACGTCGTACGCGGAAGCCGCGTCGGCGACCGGGAGCCCGTTCGACTACCCGCTCACCAGTCGGTTCGACGAGAACGACGCGATCCTGGTGCTCGATCGGGTCCTCATCCCTTGGGAGGACCTGCTGGTCTACCGCGACCTCGATCGCGCCCGCTCGTTCACGGGGGTCGCCGGTTTCCCCTCCCGGCTGGCGCTGCACGGCGCGACGCGACTGGGGGTGAAGTTCGACTTCCTCGCCGGCCTCCTGCTGAAGGCGCTGGAAGCGACCGGCACGGGGGATTTCCGGGGGGTGCGCACGAGGGTCGGTGAGGTGCTCGCGTGGCGGAGCATGGTCAATGCCCTCACCGACGCGATGGTGCTCGACCCGCGTCGCGGGGAGGACGGAACCTGGTCGCCGCAGGCGGATGCCGTGGACGCCTATCGGTGGCTCAGTACCATCGCGTACCCGCGCGTGCGGGAGATCGTGCTGCAGGACCTGGGATCGGCTCTGATCTATCTGCCTTCCCACGCCAGCGACTTCGATGTCCCCGAGCTGGCGCCTTCGTTGAGACGGTACCTTCGCGGATCGGAGGGGGTGACCGCCGAAGCGCGCGTCAAGACGATGAAGATGCTCTGGGATGCCGTCGGAACGGAGTTCGCGGGCCGCCACGACCTCTACGAGCGGACGTTCCAGGGCAATCACGAAGGGCTGCGCCTCGTGGTGTACGGCGATCACGAGAGCTCGGGGCGAAGCGACCGACTGCGCGCGTTCGCCGAGGAGGCGCTGGGAGATTACGACCGCGGCGGCTGGCTGCCAGGCGGCGCCGGCCAGATGCCGTAA
- a CDS encoding flavin reductase — translation MGNEHAGNVRYGIDLGLPVVEENVFRNVVGHFASGVTVITTADGDDLFGTTVSAVSSLSSDPPMMLICLNRSSVTHDAVARSGRYAINILSAAQGDLARTFARKGDDKFAGVGHTISPRGLPLLAGALASIECVVDETAVGGTHTIFLGRVVAAEAQDGEPLAYYRGTFGNLESALETAAYEGTREWVLHRRTPLGETIDVSAVASSLRLEPKLVDHALLRLATESLVEKREGGHYVPIAMTPMLVDKLYGDRLTIATGVIERYLTGASDEQLDRIRRLSDQVLAAVPTSAETLEQFLELNLDYHAAIVDLAGSRKLTASFRALNVTTVWRETYEAGDWERQLGPTFVPRLTAALEQRDVSAAQRIACEQVEFVKEGAKAVIAAHGGAV, via the coding sequence ATGGGGAACGAGCATGCGGGAAACGTCCGCTACGGGATCGATCTGGGGCTTCCCGTCGTGGAGGAGAACGTCTTCCGCAACGTCGTCGGCCACTTCGCCTCGGGCGTGACGGTCATCACGACCGCTGATGGTGACGACCTGTTCGGCACCACCGTCTCGGCGGTGTCGTCCCTCTCCTCGGACCCGCCGATGATGCTCATCTGCCTCAATCGTTCGAGTGTGACCCATGACGCCGTGGCGCGGTCCGGTCGATACGCGATCAATATCCTCTCCGCCGCCCAGGGCGATCTCGCCCGCACCTTCGCACGGAAGGGCGATGACAAGTTCGCCGGCGTCGGGCACACGATCAGCCCGCGCGGCCTCCCGCTGCTGGCCGGCGCGCTCGCCTCCATCGAGTGCGTGGTGGATGAGACGGCCGTCGGAGGAACGCACACCATCTTCCTCGGCCGGGTCGTCGCGGCCGAGGCACAGGACGGCGAGCCCCTCGCTTACTACCGCGGGACCTTCGGCAACCTCGAGAGCGCCCTGGAGACCGCCGCGTACGAAGGGACCCGGGAGTGGGTGCTGCACCGGCGCACACCCCTGGGGGAGACGATCGACGTCTCGGCGGTCGCGTCCTCCCTCCGCCTCGAGCCGAAGCTCGTGGACCATGCCCTCCTCCGGCTGGCCACGGAATCCCTCGTCGAGAAACGCGAGGGCGGTCATTACGTACCCATCGCGATGACCCCCATGCTCGTGGACAAGCTCTACGGTGATCGCCTCACCATCGCGACGGGAGTCATCGAGCGGTACCTCACCGGCGCGTCGGACGAGCAGCTCGACCGCATCCGCCGGCTCAGCGACCAGGTGCTCGCTGCCGTCCCCACGTCCGCCGAGACACTGGAACAGTTCCTCGAGCTCAATCTGGACTATCACGCCGCAATCGTCGATCTCGCGGGTTCCCGCAAGCTGACCGCGAGCTTCCGTGCCCTCAATGTGACGACGGTGTGGCGGGAGACGTACGAGGCGGGCGATTGGGAGCGCCAGCTCGGCCCCACCTTCGTCCCGCGCCTGACCGCAGCACTCGAGCAGCGTGACGTCTCCGCCGCGCAGCGCATCGCCTGCGAGCAGGTGGAGTTCGTCAAGGAAGGGGCCAAGGCGGTCATCGCCGCGCACGGCGGGGCCGTCTGA